One region of Hoeflea sp. 108 genomic DNA includes:
- a CDS encoding DUF1778 domain-containing protein: protein MPQAAVDDNKRMNLRVSPETKAKLVRAAALRNTDLTNFVTQTALREAEAVIEAAEVVRLSARDHSRVLELLENPPKPNVKLRAAIAALPDTL, encoded by the coding sequence ATGCCCCAAGCAGCCGTGGATGACAACAAGCGCATGAACCTGCGGGTTTCGCCGGAGACCAAGGCCAAGCTCGTGCGCGCCGCTGCACTGCGCAACACCGATCTGACTAACTTCGTGACGCAGACCGCCTTGCGCGAAGCCGAGGCTGTCATCGAAGCGGCCGAGGTCGTTCGCCTCTCGGCGCGCGATCATTCGCGTGTGCTTGAACTCTTGGAAAATCCCCCCAAGCCCAATGTGAAGCTGCGGGCAGCGATAGCGGCGTTGCCTGATACCCTATGA